One Fimbriimonadaceae bacterium DNA window includes the following coding sequences:
- the ndhC gene encoding NADH-quinone oxidoreductase subunit A, which translates to MLEGYLGVLLLIAVAALISTAMVTLSWVLGPKKVTPYKSAPYECGVEPVGDIHERFPIKFYLVAMLFILFDIEVVFLWGWMTTFLPAARAGDTTYVVFSFFEMLLYMSTWVLGYVYAIRVGAINWDETISLPERTRAQGEADMAVAS; encoded by the coding sequence GTGCTCGAAGGCTATCTGGGCGTTCTGTTGCTGATCGCGGTCGCGGCCTTGATCTCCACCGCGATGGTCACGCTGAGTTGGGTGCTCGGCCCCAAGAAGGTCACCCCCTACAAATCCGCGCCCTACGAGTGCGGCGTCGAGCCCGTCGGCGACATCCACGAGAGGTTCCCCATCAAGTTCTATCTCGTCGCGATGCTGTTCATCCTGTTCGACATCGAAGTCGTCTTTCTCTGGGGCTGGATGACGACGTTCCTGCCCGCCGCCAGGGCCGGCGACACCACGTACGTGGTGTTCAGCTTCTTCGAGATGCTGCTCTACATGTCCACGTGGGTGCTCGGCTACGTCTATGCGATCCGCGTCGGTGCGATCAACTGGGACGAGACGATCTCGCTTCCCGAGCGCACGCGGGCCCAGGGCGAGGCGGACATGGCGGTGGCGAGCTGA
- the trpD gene encoding anthranilate phosphoribosyltransferase, producing the protein MEFRDALERVVTGGHLDARQSSELMRFLVGGDAGPAQIGAILAALRAKGCTGEELAGFAQVLRENATPVDAPRERLVDTCGTGGGRPTFNLSTASAIVASAAGARVAKHGNRAVTSLCGSADVLEAAGVRLEIEPARATELLGNLDLAFLFAPALHPTMRLVGPARRELGVRTVFNQLGPLANPAGAPRQVIGVYDETLLEPMADALVLLGAERALVVWAEEGMDEVSPCGPTRWEGVADGERTSGRWSPDSFGLDPLPPAALAPGETLERSAAILWEAISDPDSARCAALLPGAAATLWCAGVVPDLREGVALALQAVASGAARARLASYAEASHQP; encoded by the coding sequence ATGGAGTTCCGCGATGCGCTCGAGCGGGTGGTGACTGGCGGCCACCTCGACGCGCGCCAGTCGTCCGAACTGATGCGGTTCCTCGTCGGCGGCGACGCCGGCCCCGCGCAGATCGGCGCGATCCTCGCGGCGCTGCGGGCCAAAGGATGCACGGGCGAGGAGCTCGCGGGATTCGCCCAGGTGTTGCGGGAGAACGCCACGCCCGTGGACGCCCCCAGGGAACGTCTGGTGGACACGTGCGGAACCGGGGGCGGGCGCCCGACGTTCAACCTCTCGACCGCCTCGGCGATCGTGGCGTCGGCCGCGGGAGCTCGCGTCGCGAAACACGGCAACCGCGCCGTCACCAGCCTGTGCGGCAGCGCCGACGTGCTCGAAGCGGCCGGTGTGCGGCTCGAGATCGAGCCGGCAAGGGCGACGGAGCTGTTGGGAAACCTCGATCTGGCCTTTCTTTTTGCCCCGGCGCTGCACCCGACGATGCGTCTCGTGGGTCCGGCGCGGCGGGAACTGGGGGTCCGCACGGTGTTCAACCAACTGGGGCCGCTCGCCAATCCCGCGGGCGCGCCGAGGCAGGTGATCGGCGTGTACGACGAGACGCTCCTGGAGCCGATGGCGGACGCCCTGGTCCTGTTGGGCGCGGAGCGAGCCCTGGTCGTGTGGGCCGAGGAGGGGATGGACGAGGTCTCCCCATGCGGGCCGACGCGCTGGGAGGGCGTCGCGGACGGCGAGCGAACCTCGGGCCGCTGGAGCCCGGACAGCTTCGGGCTGGACCCGCTTCCACCGGCCGCGCTGGCCCCGGGCGAAACGCTCGAGCGGAGCGCCGCCATTCTCTGGGAGGCGATTTCGGATCCCGATTCCGCGCGATGCGCAGCCCTGCTTCCGGGGGCGGCCGCCACCCTTTGGTGCGCGGGGGTGGTCCCCGACCTGCGGGAAGGCGTGGCCCTTGCGCTCCAGGCCGTCGCGTCCGGTGCGGCACGCGCGCGCCTCGCCTCGTACGCGGAGGCGTCCCACCAGCCATGA
- the trpC gene encoding indole-3-glycerol phosphate synthase TrpC, which produces MNRLAQILQTKRAELVEAMAATPLAALESRLAASPPPRGFLAALERAQPGPALIAEAKKASPSRGLIRPDFEVVSVVRAYESAGAHALSVLTDATFFQGSNDNLVRAREATRLPVLRKDFTLEPYQIVESRVLGADAVLLIVAALSEPALVEMHALGRSLGMDVLVEVHDEDEAEIALRHGFPLIGVNNRDLSTFATDPGTSSALVPRLARHAFVVSESALESAEDVTRARASGARAVLIGTAFCAAPDIEPKVREVMGW; this is translated from the coding sequence ATGAACCGGCTCGCGCAGATTCTCCAGACCAAGCGCGCCGAGCTCGTCGAAGCGATGGCGGCGACGCCCCTTGCGGCGTTGGAGTCCCGACTGGCCGCCAGCCCGCCTCCCCGCGGCTTTCTCGCCGCGCTGGAGCGAGCCCAGCCCGGCCCGGCGCTGATCGCCGAAGCGAAGAAGGCCAGCCCTTCGCGCGGGCTCATTCGACCCGATTTCGAGGTCGTATCGGTCGTCCGCGCGTACGAGTCCGCGGGCGCCCATGCGCTCAGCGTGCTGACCGACGCGACGTTCTTTCAAGGAAGCAACGACAATCTCGTTCGGGCAAGGGAGGCCACCCGGCTTCCGGTTTTGCGCAAGGATTTCACGCTCGAACCTTATCAAATCGTGGAGTCTCGGGTCTTGGGGGCGGATGCCGTGCTGCTGATCGTCGCGGCGCTTTCCGAGCCGGCCCTTGTCGAAATGCACGCCCTGGGGCGCTCGCTGGGCATGGACGTGCTGGTCGAGGTCCACGACGAGGACGAGGCGGAGATCGCCCTGCGCCACGGATTTCCGCTGATCGGGGTGAACAACCGCGACCTGTCGACGTTCGCCACGGACCCCGGCACGTCGTCGGCGCTGGTGCCGCGTTTGGCCCGGCACGCGTTCGTGGTCAGCGAGAGCGCGTTGGAGAGCGCGGAGGACGTGACGCGCGCGCGCGCGTCGGGCGCGCGGGCGGTGCTGATCGGCACGGCGTTCTGCGCGGCGCCCGACATCGAGCCGAAGGTGCGCGAGGTGATGGGTTGGTGA
- a CDS encoding phosphoribosylanthranilate isomerase — protein sequence MTRVKVCGVTRFDDCEVALDAGADALGFVMEAGSPRRLHDASLPAAVGPLALCVSVYGVYLPGTEVCPWVQCSSGTPDAAFIRAVRLRPESTVESVLAQLGDEISKPAAVLLDAFDGAVAGGTGRLVDWGLAAELVQALPLPVILAGGLGPENVGEAVRKVRPYGVDASSGLEVSPGIKSHERVRAFVLEAKGA from the coding sequence GTGACGCGCGTGAAGGTGTGCGGGGTGACGCGCTTCGACGATTGCGAGGTCGCGCTCGATGCCGGGGCCGACGCGCTGGGTTTCGTGATGGAGGCGGGCAGCCCCCGCCGCCTGCACGACGCGTCTTTGCCGGCCGCGGTGGGACCGCTTGCCCTTTGCGTCTCCGTTTACGGCGTCTACCTTCCCGGCACCGAGGTCTGTCCGTGGGTGCAGTGCTCCTCGGGGACCCCGGACGCGGCCTTCATCCGAGCCGTTCGCCTGAGACCCGAATCGACCGTGGAGTCCGTGCTCGCGCAGCTTGGCGACGAAATCAGTAAGCCGGCCGCGGTGCTGCTCGACGCGTTCGACGGCGCGGTGGCGGGGGGCACGGGCCGCCTCGTGGACTGGGGCTTGGCCGCCGAACTCGTGCAGGCCCTTCCTCTTCCCGTGATTCTGGCGGGCGGCCTGGGGCCGGAGAACGTGGGTGAGGCCGTACGCAAGGTTCGGCCCTACGGGGTGGATGCCAGCAGCGGCCTGGAAGTTTCGCCCGGAATCAAGAGTCACGAGCGGGTGCGCGCGTTCGTCCTCGAAGCCAAAGGCGCCTAG
- a CDS encoding ABC transporter ATP-binding protein: MAAAIVTKQLTKSYKSRSAGVVNVVDHLDLVVEEGEIFGFLGPNGAGKTTTIKMLLGIIYPTSGEAYVLDKEIGDMDVHRVISYLPERPYYYEHMTGLELLKFYGSLFGIDDVEKCQRLLEKVNLAGDATKTISQYSKGMQQRVGLAQSLLNDPKLLFLDEPTGGLDPIAHTEIRDLILQFRDEGRTVFISSHELSEVERICDRVAIINRGKIERQGSLDDLLRGGRIEIVADGIDKEFADSVKLSDDSIVSFSGERLIVDMPEEQDVNGLLDSIRSKKGRVVSVIPRRRRLEDLFVETVRNVKI, translated from the coding sequence TTGGCCGCAGCCATTGTTACGAAACAGCTCACGAAAAGCTACAAATCTCGATCCGCGGGCGTCGTCAACGTTGTAGACCATCTTGATCTCGTCGTCGAAGAGGGCGAGATTTTTGGTTTCTTGGGGCCCAACGGCGCCGGGAAGACGACGACGATCAAGATGCTTCTGGGCATCATCTACCCGACCTCGGGCGAGGCGTACGTGCTCGACAAAGAGATCGGGGACATGGACGTGCACCGCGTCATCAGCTACCTTCCGGAGCGCCCGTACTACTACGAGCACATGACCGGCTTGGAGCTGCTGAAGTTCTACGGCTCGCTTTTCGGAATCGACGACGTGGAGAAGTGCCAGCGGCTGCTCGAGAAGGTCAACCTCGCGGGCGACGCGACGAAGACGATCTCGCAGTACTCGAAGGGCATGCAGCAGCGGGTCGGGCTCGCCCAGAGTCTCCTGAACGACCCCAAACTCCTGTTTCTGGACGAGCCGACGGGCGGCTTGGACCCCATCGCGCACACGGAAATCCGCGACCTGATCCTGCAGTTCCGGGACGAGGGGCGCACCGTGTTCATCTCGAGCCACGAGTTGAGCGAAGTCGAGCGCATCTGCGATCGCGTCGCGATCATCAACCGAGGCAAGATCGAGCGCCAGGGGTCTTTGGACGACCTGCTGCGCGGCGGTCGGATCGAGATCGTGGCCGACGGCATCGACAAGGAGTTTGCGGACTCGGTCAAGCTGAGCGACGACAGCATCGTCTCGTTCAGCGGCGAGCGCCTGATCGTGGACATGCCCGAAGAGCAGGACGTGAACGGCCTGCTCGATTCGATCCGGTCGAAGAAGGGCCGGGTGGTCAGCGTGATCCCCCGTCGCCGCCGGTTGGAGGACCTCTTCGTCGAGACGGTCCGCAACGTGAAGATTTAG
- a CDS encoding ABC transporter permease, which produces MKPIWSIATTTVGEAIRRRVLLIILLIGLLILTIAPGLSVLTARSETTTLISMMYAVLQGVSALIAIILTVYMIPNEIERRTIYTILSKPVQRWQFLVGKYLGAVLALALMMGLMSAVMLGVFYFQQQPDMAKMAELAKGPILYFVQMCLLAAVAIFFSTFTTPIVNFFLSTGLYAVGTVLNPVYDTFASTNSNQFIKTVAQIITTVLPNFGNYNVQNPIINPGQIIANETVFYLNATVYGVFYISVLLVAGILIFDRREV; this is translated from the coding sequence TTGAAACCCATCTGGTCCATTGCGACAACGACCGTCGGCGAAGCGATTCGGCGCCGGGTGTTGCTCATCATCCTGCTGATCGGTTTGTTGATCCTCACGATCGCGCCCGGTCTGTCCGTGCTGACCGCGCGGTCGGAGACGACGACGCTGATCAGCATGATGTACGCGGTCCTTCAGGGGGTCAGCGCGCTGATCGCGATCATCCTCACGGTGTACATGATCCCGAACGAGATCGAGCGGCGCACGATCTACACGATTCTCTCCAAACCGGTGCAGCGGTGGCAGTTCCTGGTCGGCAAGTACCTGGGCGCGGTGTTGGCGCTCGCGCTGATGATGGGTCTGATGAGCGCGGTGATGCTGGGCGTCTTCTACTTCCAGCAGCAGCCGGACATGGCGAAGATGGCCGAGCTGGCCAAGGGGCCGATCCTCTACTTCGTTCAGATGTGCCTGCTCGCCGCGGTGGCGATCTTCTTCTCGACGTTCACCACGCCGATCGTGAACTTCTTCCTCTCGACGGGCCTGTACGCGGTCGGAACCGTGCTGAATCCCGTCTACGACACGTTTGCGTCCACCAATTCGAACCAGTTCATCAAAACCGTCGCGCAGATCATCACGACCGTGCTGCCGAACTTCGGCAACTACAACGTGCAGAACCCGATCATCAACCCCGGGCAGATCATCGCGAACGAGACCGTGTTCTATCTGAACGCCACGGTGTACGGCGTGTTCTACATCTCGGTCCTGCTGGTGGCGGGCATCCTGATCTTCGACCGGAGGGAGGTCTGA
- the dnaX gene encoding DNA polymerase III subunit gamma/tau, producing MAYLSLYRKYRSQTFSDLVGQEHVVRTLQNAIASGRIAHSYLFTGPRGTGKTSTARLLAKALCCEKGPLAEPCNECHLCLAITEGSLMDVVEIDAASESGVEDVRESIVEVAEYRPSLARYKVFIIDEVHDLSSRAFDALLKTIEEPPPHLIFILATTEFHKVPSTIRSRCQKYEFHRGSVQDVETRLRHVAEAEGASIEPAALTALARMADGGYRDALTLLEQAVLSAEGTVTLQHVYDQLGLIADESVDALLIAMREGDVPALMDQLGELARRGRDPRSILESLLFRLADLTRAAYGVAVGAESDAGREAATRETAARVGRDRLLGLRSALADAHKTLRDITLPRLWLEAELIRLATVPETPVTVAAASVREAPPAVQPAAQTAQAPAKAAPPAEAEAKAVDPKLAKASKVWQTVVHDLSEVSKSMAMRLGGSRVTQLEGKVLTIEFDRQLDRDWVVDHAKRLAAIQAKLGEHTKGELTVEFTARKRSSAADDEVRTVELPAEGPRLHKMAQEILAPGTD from the coding sequence TTGGCCTATCTCTCCCTTTACCGCAAATACCGCAGCCAGACCTTTTCGGATCTGGTGGGCCAGGAGCACGTGGTTCGGACCCTGCAGAACGCGATCGCGTCGGGCCGCATCGCGCACTCGTATCTGTTCACCGGTCCCCGGGGAACGGGGAAGACCTCGACGGCGCGGCTGCTCGCCAAGGCGTTGTGTTGCGAGAAAGGGCCCCTCGCAGAGCCGTGCAACGAGTGCCACCTTTGCCTGGCGATCACCGAGGGCTCGCTGATGGACGTCGTCGAGATCGACGCCGCCAGCGAGTCGGGCGTGGAAGACGTGCGCGAGTCGATCGTCGAGGTGGCGGAGTACCGGCCTTCGCTCGCCCGCTACAAGGTGTTCATCATCGACGAGGTCCACGATCTCTCGTCCCGCGCGTTCGACGCGCTGCTCAAGACGATCGAGGAGCCTCCGCCCCACCTCATCTTCATCTTGGCGACGACCGAGTTCCACAAGGTGCCCTCGACGATCCGCTCGCGTTGCCAGAAGTACGAGTTCCACCGCGGCTCCGTGCAGGACGTCGAGACGCGGCTCCGCCACGTGGCCGAGGCGGAGGGGGCGTCGATCGAGCCGGCCGCGCTCACCGCGCTGGCCCGCATGGCCGACGGCGGGTATCGCGACGCGCTCACTCTGCTCGAGCAGGCCGTGCTGAGTGCGGAGGGCACCGTGACGCTGCAGCACGTCTACGACCAGTTGGGTCTGATCGCGGACGAGTCCGTGGACGCCCTGCTGATCGCCATGCGCGAGGGCGATGTGCCCGCGCTGATGGACCAGTTGGGAGAGCTGGCGCGTCGCGGGCGCGATCCGCGCTCGATCCTCGAGTCCCTCCTTTTCCGCTTGGCGGACCTGACGCGCGCCGCATACGGCGTGGCCGTCGGGGCCGAATCGGATGCCGGGAGGGAGGCCGCGACCCGCGAAACCGCGGCCCGCGTGGGCCGCGATCGGTTGCTCGGCCTCCGCTCGGCGCTGGCCGACGCCCACAAGACGCTGCGCGACATCACGCTGCCGCGCCTGTGGCTCGAGGCCGAGCTCATCCGCCTCGCCACCGTCCCCGAAACCCCCGTGACGGTCGCCGCAGCCAGCGTGCGGGAGGCGCCGCCAGCCGTCCAACCCGCGGCGCAGACCGCCCAAGCTCCGGCAAAGGCGGCCCCGCCCGCCGAAGCCGAGGCGAAGGCGGTCGATCCCAAGCTGGCCAAGGCTTCCAAGGTGTGGCAGACCGTCGTGCACGATCTGAGCGAGGTGTCGAAGTCGATGGCGATGCGCCTGGGCGGGTCGCGCGTGACGCAACTCGAGGGCAAGGTGCTGACGATCGAGTTCGACCGCCAACTCGACCGCGACTGGGTCGTCGACCACGCGAAGCGCCTGGCGGCCATCCAGGCGAAGCTCGGCGAGCACACGAAGGGCGAGCTGACCGTGGAGTTCACCGCCCGCAAACGGTCCTCGGCCGCCGACGACGAGGTCCGCACGGTAGAATTGCCCGCAGAAGGACCGCGGCTGCACAAGATGGCCCAGGAGATCTTGGCGCCGGGCACGGACTAG
- a CDS encoding YbaB/EbfC family nucleoid-associated protein, which translates to MKLPKGFGGQGFSGMMKQAQDAMARAQSLEEELAAQRLEIDKGPVKATFSGTGELIQLRIDPSVVDPEDVEVLEDLVTGAIRDGFTQATDLRNARVQEIMPKIPGM; encoded by the coding sequence ATGAAACTTCCCAAAGGATTCGGCGGCCAGGGCTTTTCCGGCATGATGAAACAGGCGCAGGACGCCATGGCGCGCGCCCAGAGCCTCGAGGAGGAGCTGGCGGCCCAGCGGCTGGAGATCGACAAGGGCCCGGTCAAGGCGACGTTCAGCGGAACGGGCGAGCTGATCCAGTTGCGCATCGATCCCAGCGTGGTCGATCCCGAGGATGTCGAGGTGCTCGAGGACCTGGTGACGGGCGCGATCCGGGACGGGTTCACGCAAGCGACCGACCTTCGGAACGCCCGCGTCCAGGAGATCATGCCCAAGATCCCCGGAATGTAG
- the recR gene encoding recombination mediator RecR: MLFARPLAELIAELERLPGVGPKSAQRLAYHLLRVTDAEAFRLADVIKLAKQNLRFCARCQNVSEQELCEICSNPRRDPMQICVVGEPRDIAAIERVNEFKGVYHVLHGLLSPMDGVGPEQLRVKELLERLRDDVTEVIVATNPTTEGDATALYLAKLIKPAGIKITRLAHGMPVGGELDYADSATLLSALEYRREM; the protein is encoded by the coding sequence ATGCTGTTCGCGCGGCCCCTTGCCGAACTCATCGCGGAGCTTGAGCGGCTTCCCGGCGTCGGGCCCAAGTCCGCCCAACGCCTCGCGTACCACCTGCTGCGCGTCACCGACGCAGAGGCGTTTCGCCTTGCCGATGTGATCAAGTTGGCAAAGCAAAACTTGCGCTTTTGCGCTCGATGCCAGAACGTGAGCGAGCAGGAGCTGTGTGAAATCTGCTCGAATCCGAGGCGGGACCCGATGCAGATCTGCGTGGTGGGCGAGCCGCGCGACATCGCGGCGATCGAGCGGGTGAACGAGTTCAAGGGCGTGTACCACGTGCTGCACGGCCTCCTCAGCCCGATGGACGGAGTCGGCCCCGAGCAGCTTCGGGTGAAGGAGCTTCTGGAGCGGCTGCGGGACGACGTCACCGAAGTGATCGTGGCCACCAATCCCACGACCGAGGGAGACGCGACCGCGCTCTACCTGGCGAAGCTCATCAAACCGGCCGGGATCAAGATCACGCGCCTCGCGCACGGCATGCCCGTGGGGGGCGAACTGGACTACGCGGACTCGGCCACCCTGCTCAGCGCTTTGGAGTACCGGCGCGAAATGTAG
- the bcp gene encoding thioredoxin-dependent thiol peroxidase, with product MIEEGSPFPSFSLPDQDGKVRTLADFEGKKTLFYFYPKDDTSGCTAQACDLRDSFPKFKGVHVVGVSPDSPKSHRKFIDKYSLPFPLLADEEKALCEACGVWVEKSMYGKKYMGVERSSFLVDETGVVTHVWRKVKPAEHAEQVLETLKG from the coding sequence ATGATTGAAGAAGGCTCCCCGTTCCCCAGTTTCTCCCTCCCCGACCAGGACGGCAAAGTCCGCACGCTCGCCGACTTCGAAGGCAAGAAGACGTTGTTCTACTTCTATCCCAAGGACGACACGTCCGGCTGCACGGCCCAGGCGTGCGACCTGCGCGACTCCTTTCCCAAGTTCAAAGGGGTACATGTCGTCGGCGTGAGTCCCGACTCGCCCAAGTCGCACCGCAAGTTCATCGACAAGTACAGCCTGCCGTTCCCACTGCTGGCGGACGAGGAGAAGGCGCTCTGCGAGGCGTGCGGCGTGTGGGTCGAGAAGTCGATGTACGGGAAGAAGTACATGGGCGTCGAACGCAGCTCGTTCCTCGTGGACGAAACGGGCGTGGTGACGCACGTATGGCGGAAGGTCAAACCCGCAGAGCACGCGGAACAAGTTTTGGAAACCCTCAAGGGATAA
- a CDS encoding CBS domain-containing protein, giving the protein MTLREVLHAHIPTLWPESTVRDAVDKMDVYQFPALVIVDEERAPLAVITEGDVCRASLTRDNMTGLGAEPALVYASKDPRVASPDTEIGEAFHTMISSGLTLLPVVEDGRLAGVVLRVDLMHAMLLDRRPDEKEDNPHD; this is encoded by the coding sequence ATGACGTTGCGCGAGGTTCTGCACGCCCACATCCCCACCCTATGGCCCGAGAGCACGGTGCGGGACGCGGTGGACAAGATGGACGTGTACCAGTTCCCCGCGCTCGTGATCGTCGACGAAGAACGGGCGCCCCTGGCCGTGATTACCGAGGGAGACGTGTGCCGCGCGTCACTGACCCGGGACAACATGACCGGACTCGGCGCCGAGCCCGCCCTCGTCTACGCGAGCAAGGACCCCCGGGTGGCATCGCCCGACACCGAAATCGGCGAGGCCTTCCACACGATGATCAGCAGCGGACTCACCCTTCTGCCGGTCGTCGAGGACGGCCGCCTGGCAGGGGTGGTACTGCGGGTGGACCTCATGCACGCGATGCTGCTCGATCGGCGCCCGGATGAGAAGGAAGACAACCCCCATGATTGA
- a CDS encoding MTAP family purine nucleoside phosphorylase — translation MRIDAAIIGGTGVGERLLALGGSPVHVPTSRGMVRGRLLDLEGRSVMLASRHSAGHKVPPHRVNFAAVALAMKALGARAVFSTAAVGSLRGDWPRGTFAVPNDFLDVTGRNATLFDDRVVHTDFSEPFAESARHRLLEGAAAAGVPVHPSGVYVCGNGPRYETGFEIDLYQRAGGDVVGMTAATEAIVMREARVPYACLCVVTNLAAGMESEPLDHQDVVREMEQAGEQAVKVLTEAVKGLEP, via the coding sequence ATGCGAATCGACGCGGCGATCATCGGCGGAACGGGAGTGGGAGAGCGCCTTCTTGCGCTTGGCGGAAGCCCGGTTCACGTGCCCACCTCTCGGGGCATGGTGCGGGGGCGCCTCCTCGACCTGGAGGGTCGATCGGTGATGCTTGCCAGCCGCCACTCCGCGGGCCATAAGGTGCCTCCGCACCGCGTCAACTTCGCCGCGGTGGCGCTGGCGATGAAAGCCCTGGGCGCCCGGGCCGTGTTTTCCACCGCTGCGGTCGGGAGCTTGCGCGGCGATTGGCCGCGGGGCACGTTCGCGGTTCCGAACGACTTCCTCGACGTGACGGGGCGGAACGCGACGCTGTTTGACGACCGGGTCGTGCACACGGACTTCAGCGAGCCGTTTGCCGAATCCGCTCGGCACCGCCTCCTCGAGGGTGCGGCCGCGGCGGGCGTGCCGGTGCATCCGTCCGGCGTCTACGTGTGCGGAAACGGCCCGCGTTACGAAACCGGGTTCGAAATCGACCTCTACCAACGCGCCGGGGGCGACGTGGTCGGCATGACCGCGGCCACCGAAGCCATCGTGATGCGGGAGGCCCGGGTGCCTTACGCGTGCCTGTGCGTGGTGACCAATCTGGCGGCGGGCATGGAGTCCGAGCCGCTCGACCACCAAGACGTCGTGCGCGAGATGGAGCAGGCGGGAGAGCAGGCGGTGAAGGTGCTGACCGAGGCCGTGAAGGGGCTCGAGCCGTGA
- a CDS encoding DNA-processing protein DprA, with product MTVARRTFALLLAMTPGVGGKGVVRVLARNDLLGRSAEEFLQLSEEALREEYRLSAKPARTLAQAAPRKLVDDVRRLEERLDRLGVSLVTAADAHYPVRVEEMDPQPPGVLFLYGNAKLLQSRTFAVLASRGTPPRTLDVLEERVEKGVLDAEVLVSGHDRPEYQRAAVVPLRWGSPRVLCLDRGLFQALGEDLREEPFRAARLWRYQFDPGTDLVVSPFRPEAHYVGVNNQVRDRLVACLSDRLELVHANAGGNMERNAKLALRAGRTVRVAATCGCAAHLFASGADPLPS from the coding sequence GTGACCGTCGCGCGCCGCACGTTCGCGCTGCTCCTTGCGATGACCCCGGGCGTGGGTGGCAAAGGGGTCGTGCGGGTGCTGGCGCGCAACGACCTTCTCGGCCGTTCGGCCGAGGAGTTCCTCCAGCTCTCGGAAGAGGCCTTGCGCGAGGAGTACCGCCTCTCGGCCAAACCCGCGCGGACGCTTGCCCAGGCGGCGCCGCGCAAGCTCGTGGACGACGTTCGCCGACTCGAAGAGCGTCTCGATCGGCTGGGGGTCTCGCTGGTGACGGCGGCGGACGCGCACTACCCCGTGCGCGTCGAGGAGATGGACCCCCAGCCGCCCGGCGTGCTCTTTCTCTACGGGAACGCCAAGCTGCTCCAAAGCCGCACCTTCGCGGTGCTGGCCTCGCGAGGGACGCCCCCACGCACGCTGGACGTCTTGGAGGAGCGCGTCGAGAAGGGCGTGCTGGACGCCGAGGTCCTGGTCAGCGGCCACGACCGTCCGGAGTATCAGCGCGCGGCCGTCGTGCCGCTGCGGTGGGGCTCCCCGCGCGTCTTGTGCCTGGACCGCGGCCTCTTCCAGGCTTTGGGCGAGGATCTGCGGGAGGAGCCGTTCCGGGCCGCCCGCCTGTGGCGGTACCAGTTCGATCCGGGCACCGATCTCGTGGTCTCGCCCTTCCGCCCGGAGGCCCACTACGTGGGCGTGAACAACCAGGTGCGGGATCGCCTGGTGGCGTGCCTGAGCGACCGTCTGGAGCTGGTGCATGCCAACGCAGGGGGGAACATGGAACGGAACGCCAAGCTGGCCTTGCGGGCCGGACGGACGGTGCGCGTGGCCGCCACGTGCGGTTGCGCGGCCCACCTGTTCGCTTCGGGGGCGGATCCGCTGCCTTCCTGA
- the panB gene encoding 3-methyl-2-oxobutanoate hydroxymethyltransferase translates to MNQRVTAPKIRAMKGSQKVVCVTAYDASTARIAEEAGVDLILVGDSLGNVVLGYESTLPVTLEEMLHHTRAVARTTTRALVIGDMPFGSYQASLEDAMRAAAAFLKAGAHGVKLEGAYPELVREMVRAGIPVMGHVGMTPQSVHAFGGFRVQGKGAAGDQVADAARGLADAGSFSLVLELVPAALAARITSEVACPTIGIGAGAGCDGQIQVFHDLLGLSPVTLKHAKTYVEGQRLLADGLRAYADEVREGEFPGEEHSF, encoded by the coding sequence GTGAACCAGCGGGTAACGGCACCGAAGATACGTGCGATGAAAGGGAGCCAGAAGGTCGTCTGTGTGACGGCCTACGACGCGTCGACGGCTCGCATCGCCGAAGAGGCCGGAGTCGATCTGATCCTCGTGGGCGACTCCTTGGGCAACGTCGTCCTGGGGTACGAGTCGACCCTGCCGGTGACGCTCGAGGAGATGCTCCACCACACGCGGGCGGTGGCGCGCACGACCACGCGGGCGTTGGTGATCGGCGACATGCCGTTTGGCAGCTACCAGGCGTCGCTCGAGGACGCGATGCGCGCGGCCGCCGCGTTCCTCAAAGCCGGCGCGCACGGCGTGAAGCTGGAGGGCGCCTACCCCGAACTCGTGCGCGAGATGGTGCGCGCGGGGATTCCCGTGATGGGGCACGTGGGCATGACGCCGCAGTCGGTGCATGCGTTCGGCGGATTTCGCGTACAGGGCAAGGGCGCGGCGGGAGATCAGGTGGCGGACGCCGCGCGAGGGCTCGCGGACGCCGGCTCTTTCTCTCTCGTGCTCGAACTGGTGCCGGCCGCGTTGGCGGCCCGGATCACGAGCGAGGTGGCGTGTCCGACGATCGGGATCGGCGCGGGCGCCGGATGCGACGGGCAGATCCAGGTCTTCCACGACCTGCTCGGGTTGTCGCCCGTAACGCTTAAGCACGCAAAGACCTATGTCGAAGGGCAGCGGCTCTTGGCGGACGGCCTGCGCGCCTATGCCGACGAAGTTCGGGAAGGCGAGTTTCCGGGGGAAGAACACAGCTTTTGA